The Aureitalea marina genome includes a window with the following:
- a CDS encoding efflux RND transporter permease subunit, with protein MDKLFSIGFWSAVARFILRNRLAILIVITAITVFMTMQWQNMRFTYTEANLLPDDHPYNIEYSQFLDKFGEEGNLMILGVRDSTLFDQETFRAWTDLANELNDHSEVDLTLSIGDLQVLEKRKDTTAFKLAPFIRDSISSQEQMDRYKYELFNKLPFYEGLVYSPSKESVRTAVYLDKAIVNSPVRKDFIFDEVIPLIEAFEAETGVEVYTSGMPYIRTLNSQNIIDEIGMFIGSALLVTSLIFFFFFRSFRATIISMFTVIIGVMWAFGILGLLHYEITVLTALIPPLIIVIGIPNCIFLINKYQQEIKSHGNQAKSLQRVITKIGNATLMTNVTTASGFATFILTNSKLLKEFGIVASLNILAIFLLCLTIIPIIYSYMPPPKYKHLKHLNKQWIGSFVGWMERMVKDHRIAIFAVSIVLLCASIIGIYNIRISGSLIEDMPKDAGFYQDIKFFEQEYEGILPVEILIDTKRKKGVMSLATLKRMDRLENVIDEFPEFARPLSVVNLVKYSKQAYYNNNPEYFQLPNGQERSFILSYARSNEEATNLLSSYVDTTGQYARITAFMKDTPTDRFDRVEEDLRQEIAKIFPEERYDVAITGKAFVFQKGTKYLVNNLILSLSLAIFLIALFMAWMFRSVKMILVSLIPNLLPLLITAGLMGFLGVPIKPSTILVFSIAFGISVDDTIHFLAKYRQELIANNWKIKKSVYLALRETGVSMLYTSIVLFFGFSVFTISSFGGTVALGALVSATLLFAMLANLLLLPSLLLSLEDNIANKQTLRKPALQIIPDGQLAEEETLLETLAETEEKEKEKQTSITH; from the coding sequence TTGGACAAGCTTTTTAGTATTGGTTTTTGGAGTGCAGTTGCTCGGTTTATACTGCGTAACCGGCTGGCTATCCTTATCGTGATCACTGCTATTACGGTCTTTATGACCATGCAATGGCAGAATATGCGCTTCACCTATACGGAAGCCAACCTCCTGCCGGATGATCATCCCTACAACATCGAATACAGTCAGTTCCTGGACAAATTTGGGGAAGAAGGCAACCTAATGATCTTAGGCGTGCGAGACAGCACCTTATTTGACCAGGAAACGTTCAGGGCCTGGACCGATCTAGCCAACGAATTGAACGATCATTCCGAGGTGGACCTAACCCTCTCTATTGGCGATCTGCAAGTCCTGGAAAAACGCAAGGACACCACCGCATTCAAGTTGGCACCATTTATCCGCGATAGTATTTCATCGCAGGAGCAAATGGATCGGTACAAGTATGAGTTATTCAACAAGTTACCCTTCTATGAAGGCTTGGTTTATAGCCCAAGCAAAGAATCTGTAAGAACCGCGGTTTACCTGGACAAAGCCATTGTCAATTCTCCGGTTAGGAAGGACTTTATTTTCGACGAGGTCATCCCGCTCATCGAAGCTTTTGAAGCGGAGACCGGGGTTGAAGTGTACACTTCTGGGATGCCCTATATCAGAACTTTGAACTCCCAAAACATCATCGATGAGATTGGCATGTTCATTGGGTCTGCATTGCTGGTCACCTCCCTGATCTTCTTCTTTTTCTTCCGCTCATTCCGGGCAACCATTATATCCATGTTCACTGTGATCATAGGGGTGATGTGGGCCTTTGGAATCCTAGGGCTTTTACACTATGAGATCACGGTGCTCACCGCATTGATCCCGCCGCTGATCATCGTGATCGGGATTCCGAATTGCATATTCCTGATCAATAAATACCAACAGGAGATAAAATCGCATGGTAACCAGGCCAAATCATTACAACGAGTCATCACCAAGATCGGGAACGCAACCCTGATGACCAACGTGACCACGGCCTCTGGTTTTGCCACTTTCATTCTGACTAATAGCAAGTTGCTCAAGGAATTCGGAATCGTGGCCTCGTTGAATATACTGGCCATCTTCCTGCTGTGCCTGACCATTATACCGATCATCTACAGCTATATGCCACCCCCTAAATACAAGCACCTGAAACACCTCAACAAGCAGTGGATCGGGAGCTTCGTGGGTTGGATGGAACGCATGGTGAAGGATCACCGGATTGCCATTTTCGCGGTCTCTATTGTTTTGCTCTGTGCCAGTATCATAGGGATCTACAACATTCGTATCTCTGGTAGCTTGATCGAGGATATGCCAAAAGATGCAGGCTTCTATCAGGATATCAAGTTCTTTGAACAGGAATATGAGGGCATCCTTCCCGTAGAGATCCTAATCGACACCAAACGCAAAAAAGGTGTGATGAGCTTGGCCACATTAAAGCGTATGGATCGGTTAGAGAACGTCATTGACGAGTTCCCAGAATTCGCCCGCCCTTTGTCTGTGGTCAACTTGGTCAAGTATTCCAAACAGGCCTACTACAACAATAATCCAGAATACTTCCAACTGCCGAATGGCCAGGAAAGAAGTTTTATCCTATCCTACGCTCGTTCAAACGAAGAGGCAACCAATCTCCTATCCAGTTATGTAGATACAACCGGACAGTATGCCAGGATAACCGCCTTTATGAAGGACACCCCTACTGATCGCTTCGACCGGGTGGAAGAAGATCTTAGGCAGGAGATCGCCAAGATCTTTCCGGAGGAACGATATGATGTAGCCATAACCGGAAAAGCTTTCGTCTTCCAAAAAGGGACCAAATACCTGGTGAACAACCTCATCCTTTCACTCTCCCTGGCCATTTTCCTGATCGCCTTATTTATGGCCTGGATGTTCCGGAGTGTAAAGATGATACTGGTATCCCTGATACCCAACCTACTACCTTTGTTGATCACCGCCGGATTGATGGGCTTCCTGGGTGTTCCCATCAAACCCTCCACTATCTTGGTATTCAGTATTGCATTCGGGATCTCTGTAGATGACACTATTCACTTTCTGGCCAAATACCGTCAGGAACTCATAGCCAATAACTGGAAGATCAAGAAGTCGGTTTATCTCGCTCTGCGGGAAACAGGAGTGAGTATGTTGTATACGTCCATTGTACTGTTCTTCGGATTTTCGGTATTCACCATCTCCAGCTTTGGTGGGACGGTCGCATTGGGGGCGCTGGTTTCAGCAACACTTTTGTTTGCTATGCTGGCCAACCTGCTGCTGCTTCCTTCCCTGTTGCTATCCCTGGAGGATAATATTGCCAATAAGCAGACTCTCAGAAAACCTGCTCTACAGATCATCCCTGACGGTCAGTTGGCCGAGGAAGAGACCTTACTGGAAACCCTGGCCGAAACAGAAGAGAAAGAAAAAGAAAAGCAGACGAGCATCACCCATTAA